From the Perca flavescens isolate YP-PL-M2 chromosome 21, PFLA_1.0, whole genome shotgun sequence genome, one window contains:
- the LOC114548070 gene encoding carbohydrate sulfotransferase 15, whose translation MMDYKYSLLGSTVDNYRKRPLLLQVDNTPMNLFAVLEVKRELPRRWSSLGCFRKIRLYSVLFGLAVSFVIMASYILTGDKKGLLLTPSPYHFSSLVSPGPYAFNLSSVKDYAHIKLVVKSITSKVEFRSSRQLPELKALVNSEPHMFSAIPRKFLPGVKNPCWYEEYTGNITSDPYRTNLYARYSRRFRTVFQHLRNTFREHLFHRDGKPYRMRCLPYFYIIGQPKCGTTDLYDRLRLHPDVKFSTFKEPHWWTRKRFGIIRLSEGFHDRYPVEDYLDLFDQAAYQIQGNLTANASGSPSQPNIIIGEASASTMWDNNAWVYFYDNTTEGEPPFLIQDFVHALQPNARFIIMLRDPVERLYSDYLYFGIANKSAEDFHEKVSESLQLFEGCLTEYTMRSCVYNTTINNAMPVRLQVGLYIVYLMDWMTVFSREQILVLRLEDHASNRKYTMHKVFDFLNLGPPTKEIESEITRSPASNTRRPADKNLGPMLPITKEILRDFYMPFNEKLAKVLRNDSFLWENSKL comes from the exons ATGATGGACTACAAAtacagcctgctgggctccacaGTGGACAACTACCGCAAGAGGCCGTTGCTCCTGCAGGTGGACAACACGCCCATGAACCTGTTTGCAGTCCTCGAGGTGAAACGGGAGCTGCCGAGACGCTGGAGCTCCCTGGGCTGCTTCCGCAAGATCCGCCTCTACAGCGTCCTGTTCGGCCTGGCCGTCTCGTTTGTCATCATGGCTTCGTACATCTTGACAGGAGACAAGAAGGGTCTCCTTCTCACCCCTTCCCCCTACCACTTCAGCAGCCTAGTCAGCCCGGGACCTTATGCGTTCAACCTCTCCTCAGTCAAGGACTATGCACATATCAAACTGGTGGTCAAGTCCATCACATCCAAGGTGGAGTTTCGCAGCAGTCGACAGCTCCCAGAGCTAAAGGCACTGGTTAACAGTGAGCCACAT ATGTTTTCTGCCATCCCCCGGAAATTCCTGCCTGGTGTCAAGAACCCCTGCTGGTATGAGGAATATACTGGGAATATTACCTCAGACCCATACAGGACAAACTTGTATGCACGCTATTCAAGGCGCTTCCGGACAGTGTTTCAGCACTTGAGGAACACTTTTCGAGAACACTTGTTTCACCGCGATGGGAAACCCTACCGCATGCGATGCCTTCCTTATTTCTATATCATCGGCCAACCAAAGTGTGGCACAACGGACCTGTATGATCGACTGAGGCTGCACCCGGACGTGAAGTTCTCTACTTTCAAAGAGCCACACTGGTGGACCCGCAAGAGGTTTG GTATCATCCGTCTGAGCGAGGGCTTTCATGATCGATACCCAGTGGAGGACTACCTGGACTTATTCGATCAGGCTGCTTACCAAATCCAGGGCAACCTCACAGCAAATGCCAGTGGAAGCCCCAGCcaacctaacatcatcatag GAGAAGCCAGCGCATCCACCATGTGGGACAACAATGCCTGGGTGTATTTCTATGACAACACCACAGAGGGAGAGCCTCCTTTCCTTATCCAGGACTTTGTCCACGCCCTGCAGCCTAATGCCCGCTTCATCATCATGCTCAGGGACCCAGTGGAAAG GCTCTACTCTGACTACCTTTACTTTGGTATTGCCAACAAGTCTGCAGAGGATTTCCATGAGAAGGTGTCAGAGTCGCTGCAGTTATTCGAGGGGTGCCTTACGGAGTACACAATGCGCTCCTGTGTGTACAACACTACTATCAACAACGCCATGCCA GTCAGGTTGCAAGTTGGTCTGTACATTGTGTACTTAATGGACTGGATGACCGTCTTCAGCAGGGAACAGATTCTGGTCCTGAGGTTGGAAGACCATGCCTCTAACAGGAAATACACAATGCACAAAGTCTTTGATTTCCTTAACCTGG gGCCGCCGACAAAAGAAATAGAGTCAGAGATCACAAGAAGTCCAGCGTCAAACACCAGGAGGCCAGCTGACAAAAACCTGGGACCCATGCTGCCCATCACTAAAGAGATCCTGCGGGATTTCTACATGCCGTTCAACGAGAAATTGGCCAAAGTGCTGCGGAATGACTCCTTCCTCTGGGAGAACTCTAAACTCTGA